Within Rhododendron vialii isolate Sample 1 chromosome 12a, ASM3025357v1, the genomic segment ATGGAAAATTTAACTCACAAATGAGGACACCAAAGAATACATTGTACTCCCGATTCTCGACGTCTTCTTCATAGGATGCTACAATCTTTACGCAAGTTAACGCAACAATTTGAATGCACACCTCACGAACTTGAATGCAACGTATGAACGCAAAAGGTCTTCAACAACCGAACGCGAAGTTGTGTAGTACTTTCTCTCAAACTCAATATGAATGCAACGTATGTGCTTTGTAATTTTTCCGGGGTCTTAAAAAGATGCAATGAAGCACTATTTATAGAGCTGAAATAAGCCTTATGGAAGGGTGGGAATAATTCgggaaaaaaccaaaatagaaaagatgCAACTGTTGGTGGCAAACAAATGCCACTTGGAAGAACACACTTTTTTGGAAAGCCACAACAGAGTTAATGGCAAGACTTGCCAATTAACCGACACACCTCGTCAATTAACGGCGTAAGTTGCTTAATGTACTTAACAATTCAAACCCCTGTCTTTCCCCTTTTCTATATTCggaaatatttatttatgttcactGGGTTAATTAAGCCTTAGGTTTTCACATTAAACCTTTTATGTGCTATCAACTACTTGTGGGGCTAGTCTATACAGACCCATTGCTCTGATTTTATTTGACTCCTCTCAAGTAGGCGGTTGGATCAGGCTCCTgagattagtcgagatgcgcgtaATCTGACCCAAACACCTGTGTTTCCTAAAAAACtgatatttatgtttttttgccGATTGTTGCATCGAAttattttgactttttgaaagGGACTTTCCACTGACAGTTGTCCAGATTGGATGGTTATTTGGAGAGGCGTTTCTGTATTGTAACGGTTCGAAAGAGTTGATGGGTGGGGCTGGAATTACTTGCAAGTGCCAGGGGCatttgtgaaaaagaaaaagtagaaaacaccttcgtacatttaaaaaaagTAGTATAGATAACAAACCAAAACCTAGCTAAAAATCGAATCAATATTTATACCAGTATAATCCGTTTACACCCtgagttgaaaattgaaaccaTTAGATTTGCCACATATTTCACACCTGATGTTGACTAACACCCAAATGACCCATCCGTGCAATTTGCACACAGCCACACATTTAGGTGAAATCGGCGGCGGTAGGTGGTACTTCGTTTTGGGTGGGTATGGTGGGGGAGTGGGAGGGGTCGGGAGAAGGTCGGGTTCGCTGGAGTTGGAGCTCATAAGGGAGCGAGGGAGAAAGAGATTTTGTGCGAGTGAGATAGAGGGGAGAGAATAAAATATAATCTTAGCCACTGatttcaatggttgagattgagcGTCAAAATAAGTGTGAAAATAAGTGCAAGCGGTACCAGCCCCAAGATTTAAAATGCACACGGTATACATAGATAAATTGTAAAAAACTACAGAAACATTGTTGTAGGGATACAAGGTTATACAAATCAGCCTGTAGAAAGGGCCAAGTATAGACACCATAACGATCACGTGTATATGCCTCTCATACAGTGAGTATAGAAGGAATATcatgttcaaaagaaaaaaaagtagaagGAATATCCAGATCCAAGAGAGATGAAGTAATGCCGACTCCTTCAAAACTCAGATTACTCAACTGTGGGCACAAGCCCCTGAAAAATCGTAATGAAAATTGGGTGCGCCCCTTttggaaagcgcggcgaaacgcttcgattcagaatCGTGATTCGGGTTTTGCGGtaaaccacccaaggaaccgaacttgaaacatttgctatgttgtttgattttgaaaggcgtagactggtccgtcgtcactttgatatctgaggtttgaGAGctaggttatgagaggggaagggtgttaaggcacccctcttacccaatccggagatcgatctctactcgggcattttgcaAAAATGTTTGATTCTCTCTTTCATTAATCATTCTTTTTAGCTAGTTAGGGCGGGAAAAcaattaaaggggattaaaaatGTAACATGTTGGCAGAATGTGATAGATGACATATTTGCTTTATTGAAACAGTTAATATATGATGAAAACAGATTGTTGTGGGAGCCttaaacagactggaagacACGGTCCTAGAATGAAAATATGCAGGAAAGAATCAGCATGCATCGATCAAGTTACTGCATGCTGACCCTACCTGCGTATGCCATTCCATGACATGCGTGCGCCAGTaaactcaaacccacaactcttatgttcaaccatctgggctctggaaatgactagtgcacacccaggacaatcCAAACAGTTTTTAGAACAAATAATATACAGCTCTAAGCAGTTTAAATGGGCTCAGCGGCcaacaaaagaataaaacacCCCTTAAACAGTTAGGGGACAAAAATAGAAGCCAATGCCTAGTTGTCATGCAATAGCCAGCCACTGGATTGGGATACATTGGCGCACACAGGTAGAATATTGCCGTACGCTGCTTGTTACCATCTTTCCAGTGCTTGACTTTGCATTTTTTgagttctggaacatgaccagaagaaACCCCAGAGGCATTCCATAGCAGTAGAAATGAGTATTGAGAAAGTAAAGCTAGCAACTTTAACTAtggaaagtagtaaactggttttaACATGCTCAAaggtgatgaaaatgaaaagataAGGATAAAACAACTAGAcactgatccccacgccagtactgTACATACAACCATGACTGGCATACGCGTACTtgggaccggcgtgcgccagttctAGCCACGAATAGCTTTGAAACTTTACCACCTTTAGCGCTAGGACTGATATTGATTACCAGCTTTGATCCTGCCAggcccctcagagatcagaacataGTACTATCAAAGGcagtatacctttggttttgagctTATaggagtgtttgagctttgaacttgtaGTTTTCATGGATGGATGAGGAATGTATGCAGGTAGAAGGGGTGTAAGGCTTGTTTATCACTTCCTTTGACCGAGAAAATAATGAACAAGAGGTTAAAGGGAAGAAGCCTTAACTAGGGGTGTTTGAagttggtaaccctttgcatacaaatgcaaagggggtatttatagaggagggATAGGGAGGTAACCAGCTGAAATGGGCTTGATGGAGCGGAGAGTaagtctccatgcattaaatgcatgggacaagGTGATGGGGAGGTTGTGTGAGAGAGGGGAACATCTCCCTGTCCGAAGTCACTCATTAGACGGCTGCACAGTGTCCTGGGGTGGCCCAAAAATCTTAtgcatgtggctgaataaaggtgatgtGACTACCATTGACTGGTGTACGCCAGTACTGTACTTGCGTGCGCTTGTCAAACGGCCCAAgctgaccgatgactgacacatgGCAGTGGCCTAGCGCACGCCAATAGGGTACCAGCATACTCAGGTATggttttgttgtagctttttgGTTCTAGCtggaaaaagttttgaaagGGTTTGCAAGAGTTTCGGAACGCTcgaagctcaaacacactaacattctcggggtgttcttgatcgtactcatcatcggagaatcaaagaccgtaagtaaactaatctggacagttcagaatagggtgtctacatcAACCCTTTGAGGCAATAACATTCTCCACTGACCTCTACTTCTACTGTATCCTTCAAGTTTGTGGGGGTGTTCATTGAGTAGGCAATATTGCCAGACCTCAATTGTATCCTTCAAGTTTGTGTCCATGATCGCAAATGTAATGTgattggaagaaaataaagCACAGGAAAGACCTTCATTACATTAGCCAACAATTTCCATGAGCAGGAAGGTTCCAAAAGAGTACCAAGTCCAAAGTTCAAAAAGTGAGCAGCAAACATCCAGCTAAACACGAGAATCCATAAAAGCCAACCAAAACGAAAGTAGCTCTAGGAGTTAAGCTGTTGAACTTGGTCTTCGTATGCCTTTACTTTGAGAAAGTGATTACTGCTTGAGCTGACGCACGTCGAAATCCTGTGAACTCTTCCACAATCCTCAATCTTTCAGCAACCTCCTTCGACTTCAGCTTCATATGCATGGTCTTCAGTATTGGAGATTTGGCTAACAGAAGCCTAATGAACTCCATTTCAACCTTTGTGCCAGACACCTCTCCCATCCACACAAAGTAAAGCTTATTTACGGAGACATCCGACCAGCCTTCCAAGTCATAAAGTTCTACAACAGGATCAATAGCGGCAGTTGCACTGTGGAATGCCTGGAGTTTGGAAAGAAGAAAAGTGTAACTGTTTTAGCCTAAAGATTTCATTAAATCAAACAATACAAACATACGATTCAACATCTGCCATTACTCACACGAATATCAAGTAGTTGCAAGTTTGGGGAGCTTCTGATAAAGTAAAGAACAGTGGAGACCTCATCTGGCTCTCCAAAAGATATATTATGCAACTGAAGAGAAAAAAGGTTGTTCAAAGTAGTAGGAAGCCTTTCTCGCACGCCATTAGCAGCCATGCActaaaagaagacaaaaataacaaaaatcaaGATACAAAACAAATTGGAAAACAAACACATATAAATAAGTGCATAATGAATATTTTAGTAAGCCGACCTTACCTGCAAAAAAGAATAGTCTAATACCAGAAACTCAACCACCGGTAAACTACGAAGAAGCATGACGGAGTTGGATATTTCTCCTTCATTAAATCCTAAACGATTCCTCGATCCTTTCAAAGCTACTGAGACAGACGCATCATCATGAACTCTGATGCAAATAGATCTGAAAAGTCCTTCAATCGATAGGTATTTAAGATTAGGAGCAAAAATCCCAAGGTAATTCAAACTAGTACTGGAGCTACGAAGTTTCAGCCGTTCAAGTAGCAGGCAACTTGAGATCAAACTTGAGAGTACGTCGCAAGCAATTAAAACATAGCTAAGCTCAAGGGAAACAAGTCTTGTAAATCCTTTAAACCCGGGAGGAGGTTTAAACACACAAGAATGGAGACTCAAACGCTCAAGTTGTAGGCACGAAAATAGAGTTGATGGCAATTTGTAAGGTACACCCTTCCAAATGTGAAGTTTGAATACTCTGATGCCATTCTTGGacacaaaatatataaattGGTCAATTTCAGGACAGCTTTTCAATTCTGCTAAGGAGAGAGTGAACTTCAGTAATGGTCCCTGATGGTGTAGCAGAACTTTATAAAGAGTCATCATAAGTCTATCTGTCGTTGCCCTCACTACTGATCCTCTGCAAAACTGATCATTAAATACAAGTTGGGGAAGTGTGGTCCACCTATACCTCCATTTCCTTGACAAAACACTTGTCCTTGCTGCATCCTGTATAGTCAAACATACCAAGATTTTTTCTAGGACATTGCATGGAAGATTACTGATTATGTCTGGAGTTGAGCatcccattttcatttttttctgggTAGATCCTGTGCCACCCGTTTCCATCatgttacaaactatccccacAAATCAAGAGGTCAGCTCCCCAAGCATATTTGTCGTTGTTACATTGCCTGGcacaaaagagaataaaaacaAGGAACAATACATTATCATCTCTCATATCATAGCAACCTGTTACAAATATTTGCAGATgtagaaagaaaaaacatagaAAGCATCCAGAGTAAAATTCCCCCATAACCTATCCACTGGAAGACTAACTTCACTCTACTTTAGAGATTCAGCAGTTCCAGCAACATCACGATAAATATTTTAGGTACACATTGGCAAATGTAATTTCCCAAACTCTATGAAAGAAATCACATTCATCAATAGCTGGATAATTTGTTAAATAAAAACTGAAAATCATTATCATGTAGTGTTGATATTGTACAGATGTAGAGGCATGCTGTCTTAAGGTCTGCAGCAGTTCAGCTGTCTTTTAAAACTTAAGTTCTTTTTATCTCTGTGTTCAAAATAAGTTCAGAAGATAAATTGACAAGAATTAGACATTAGCCGGGATTTAAAATTTGGACttgaggtttttatttttaatttttgagaaTGACTTGAGAGTTAGATGTCCAGCTTTTGAGACTAATTTTATTCAATTGAATGACATGAGGAAGGAATCGCCACTAGCTTAAGGCTGTTTAGGATGATGGATTTTCGGATTGACTTGCTAAGGCCcttaggaaaaggaaaatcataGGAATAAAACCCTTTTCAAACCCATGCCCCAAGATAGAGCTAATACAACACCCCGTGACAACTAATCCACTAAATGGGACCATCTTCAACTTTTACTGAAATTTAACATTTTTGAGTAAAAAGCTCTATTTGATGTGAAGTACTCTAATGAGCCATCTCAAATctagacaatttcattgatgacatatttgcaattaaataaaaaatagaatttatAAGGATTCGGGTAAGGATTTATTAAAGTCCACTCCTATTACAGTAAAACTTGGTTTGACATAAGTTTGAGTCAAGTGAAGTGGGGTTTAAAGATTATTTTCCTTCAATATGAGATTGACGAAACACAGATCATACATACACACTATCCACTTTCCAAGTTATGTTTTTAAAGAACTAGATTCTCTCAAGTCCAGCTGGTCGATTGGAGGGTTATGCAATTTTGGGGGCCCTTCCCTAACCCTAGCTGATAATTGAGACCTAATGTTTTAAAAATCACAAGGCGCTAGCTCCTAGGCCGGGACTAGGTGTCAACTAGTCGGATGCCTAATCTAGACATTGGaccaccgcctagcgcctaggtgTAAAACAGTTGGCTCTAGGCGGCCGACTTTAGAACCTTGCTGAGACCGTTTACTTTTTAGAGCTTGCCAACAACATGATATCCACACAAGGTGGTTTTTGGCGGGATTGATGTTGTCAAGTAGCCCTAAAAAGTTAACAGGTCTTGAGATTACCGAGGTGTAGGGCCGGCCCAATGGggaggcccaagaggccgccgCCTTGGGCCTCCGTATTTTGGGCCAAAAATGGGGCACCCCCTTcctagataagtatatatattttctgtgtGTAATTATAATACAAATTCCTTTGATGGTTCAATGGTAAAGTGTTTGCTCTTTTACATAAGTTGCCTAGATTCAAATCCTGTTAAGGTACTTTTTTGAAGtgtctttttgccaaaaaaaaatttcttctatCACACAAATTGGGGCTGTTGTGATTCAAACTTGAGTCTACTGAATATTATTGCAACCGTACAAGCCATTAAGGCcaaaatatttaccatgttaaatagtatgaatgaaaattatatacagaaaagtatttttgtttattgtttttaaattagaaaatttaagTAGGGCACTGTTCCACCACTTGGCCTAGGACATCCAAATACCTTGGGCTGGCCCTGCCGAGGTGGGTCCAGAAAAGACCCGAAAACTGCATGATCTGGACCATCCAATCCATCAAATGGACCGGAGAGAATCAATTTCCTGTTTTTGATGAGTTTCTCCAAAATAAGCCACAACTTGGGGGAGTGTATCAAACCCTAGATTCAGTTTCTCCCCCTTCTTTTGGTTGTTGTTGTCGTCGGAgtgattttgggattttgagtACTCGCAGTTTACGTTGCTAAATGCACATAACAGGACAATAATAACCGAAACCAAAGTAGCAGTACAATGAAATTTCCATACAAGAAATATACTTAAGAGTATCTCAAGACTTACATTACATGGGTATCTCTTGAAATTCCCCAATGATGAGCGAGACAAACGAAGAAGAGACGACGTTTAGAAGGGCAAGACTTCTTAGGAGTGGCTTCTTTGGGAGGTTCTTCAGCACTTATTTTCTGGAGaagtccttttttcttttctttttgggatcTATTTTCTGAATAAGTTTATACTCTCTTTGGAACTTGTGTTAAGTATTTCGTTTGTTTGATTCGTGGACTTAAAATGATGGAATTAACAGTTTTTAGATAGATTAATAGTGCCTGGActatttgttttgaattaatTTCATCTAATGTTTGATTCGTGTGAGATTAATTATGGAATatggaatagttttttttttaaaaaatatttgaaaaatattttccaaaaaaagaaagttttgaaaaagtaacgttttaaaaaaataattttgggaaacatttttattacaaaacaatttgggaaaagtttttttttacctaatttttggaaaaaaaatttcttaaaaaagttgaaaatcgatttttggaaagaaaaaaaactagtttttgaaacttttttggaaaaaaagatttttttaaacatttttcaaacaaaatagcttttgaaatcattttttgagaaaagaaagttttaaaaaacattttttcgtatttttttaacaaaaataatttttgaaacatttttgaaaaacaataaagttttgaaaaataagatagttatgtaaaaaaatttcttaaattaatattaaagaaaataattatgaaaatactttttgaaatcaatctcaatatcatcaaaatatttttgaaaaaaatcccTTCTTTGTCAATCCTATGTAATCTTACCTCCCCTAGGATAATATAGTaccccatatagggataaaattAGTCCAGGGATTAATAATCTCGATAGTCATTTCGGAAACCAAACGTGGAATAATTCAGGATTATGTACAATTAGTCCTATCGCAGACAGTTAATCCGTGAATCAAACGAAAAAATAACTAAGaaggaaaatatgagaaaagaaaggggaaaattTTACTATTCTTAGAATCCAGTTTTTCagtttctcttctctctcaaaccaaacaagagaagggaaaatttactctcttcttttcctttccatacCGCATGTTCCAAACAGAGCGTAACAAGCAAAGAACTGTAGAAGAGAGTGTGTTGCTCTCTCTACTTACTTATCCCATATTAAAATTTGATATGTTGAAGAAAGACAACGGTTGTTAGGAATGTGCGAGAGTCTGTTTCGACAAGTCAAAAGACAAATCCTCAATCAATTTATAATTGATGGGTTGAATATTTTGTCATCCGTAATCAACCTACACAACCTCAAGACTGGCGGCCGATGGGTTTGTTGGATTTCTAATGATTACGAATTGCGAATTAAGGCCGGTTAAGCagatgaaaaattttaaaagtaaaaaaaaagaaaaaaaaaagaaaagaaaaagaaaggtacTCCATTTAAGATGAGAAAAAAAGACTATAGTACAAGACTAACAATGGTTATTTTAAATCATTGGATATTTGGAGAACATACTTTACAAGTTGAATGACAATGGAAGTAATACTCCTCAATACACACAGacattgtaacgacccggatttttgacccaattttttttttaaatataatattattagaattattttccttaatgcaattctttttttttaaaatgcaatatatacatgcattctttttaaatttttttttacacacaCATGCTtgcatgcacactccttctcctccctcacctcaaactccttccgcctctccgtctcctacttagtctctacttcctccctaaccctaaaatcaagctcaattcgtccattccaaattccatgaacccaaccccaataaattcactcttatcatCTGTAGAGACCCAAATTTttggtccatattttttttgtttttggaatattGTAATTATTGAGTAAAGGCGTAAATTGTGGAAATACGAATAGTGTCGTGGTTATATGATTATGGGGTCGATGTGATATTATTGCAAGTGTAAGGGTGCAAGTGTGAtaagtatatgtatatacatatatatggacgtacaggaaaaaaaaaaccatttttcccttttccacttttttttttccttcctttctctctattctctcggctctcctccTCCGAAACTCTCCCTCCACTTCTttcttcgatttcatctacttagaGCGTGATTTTGAACAAAGGccaagaattaaagttgttatacGGAGCGCGGGCTTTCTATCCATCCAAGAAGAATCACGATCGGGCCTCGTGGgagctcggttgacttggtcaaagggttgggttttgctcaaaacccatgaggtagggatttcttactcttgttatgcgtttatacggtgtttatgtgCCTAGATCGTAACTTGCTTCGTAGTTTAAGCTTGTTCCTTCCATTCCCGAAAATCAGCAGAACAGGGCCTgcgtttttggggttttacgccttcttaaactcagatttgaattttgattccttcgtatgaaatagagtagacttaaagcttgttctaatgccgctggaatcacccgaaaccgttgagaattgaatttatggtggtTTTTAGAATACTgatctgcaatctgtctcgttttctgggtttcagcccacttcggatggccataacttcctcgtctgATGTCCATTTTATGCAAACTATATATCGGTTCGAAGGTCTTAAAGTTAGCTTTCATTTTCCActagaatcgtcttaaaactcttagtacacagaaagttatgttcgtttgagtggaggtgtgtctatctgtcatgctgcgcgacagattcgtgtagcctgGGAAAACCCCTGTTTTACCACCCTTTGAGTGCAGATTGGACAagggttccttcgtgacttttaagcttcgttcaatcgcgcaactattgggactggaatcactcaaaaatattaagaactcgatttatagtaatttttagaagattgaacgaaaatctgaaaatctgggcagtgTATCGGGCTgcgttttttttatatattgttTGTTATGGTTAAATGATGCTATTGgtggttatgggtccttgtgggttttaaagattagtaagttggtgataatttggcgttggaatcattgaaaaacattgagtatgcaatttttaatgatgtataatcgttttaactcgataatgggtgtgagatagattatggatggattgtgcataatgaaggatgtttatGGACCTATGAATTGAGTGTTATGGCTACGTGTGACATCGAACTTTGTATGTATCGTGGTTTGGCATGTCATAGCATATGGACAATGGATGGAATCATATCGAACTTCGGATGTCGACGAAGGTTACGGGGcctaacaccgcccggaattcacgtcaatatggacggagcctgGCTCACCTTCTTGGTgtgaccttggcgagggttacggggcccaacaccgcccggaattcacgtcaatatggatggagcccggttcaccttcttggtgggaccttggcgagggttacggggcccaacactgcccggaattcacgtcaatatggacggagcccggttcaccttcttggtgggaccttggcgagagttacggggcccaacaccgtccggaattcacgtcaatatggacggagcccggttcaccttcttggtgggaccttggcgagggttacggggcccaacattgCCCGGTGTATTACTTTGCATCACATGTcacgcattgttgattggttgagctagacttatgacccgtgttgcttgagaaatgaaaagagagaaagttgttaatctaatgtttggcttgtcATTCGACTTTGAACTGTATCTTGGATTACTATCCTTCCTCATTGAGCCTCTTGTTCGGTAATTGAATATAACATGTTTTCATGtatttcatttcaagatttctctacgagctagtgagCTCACCCTACCTTAACATTTTAGggtacaaatcaaggaaactagttcttgttgcatggagtggctaatacttgagaaataaaagacaaatcgattatgttcaaaaaaaaaaggaaatccaatgatATATTCGTGTTATTCTGCCGATAGATATACTCATTGTCATTAGCATCTTGGGGttcgttgtacatatataatgttgctCACGTACCACTGCTGGTGCATGATTCATCGCATTTTTATATAGCTTGTGTATAGATTTCCctgctgggctagtgtagctcaccctatcattttcaggtatgaTTCAAGGATGTTGGCATGGAGTGTTTGTTGTGCATTTGTGACTAAACCTTTAAAAGGTATTCAAGAAAGATTTCATAGCACAAGATCTGAAAGAGCATTTTTAGGAAAGATcttatttgtaaattgtaataatatttcCGTAGGATACTAGTATTTTGATGACTTGGGGCCTTCGAGTTGGAaatgtaatatttgaattttatttgagaacagtgaacagaaaggtcttttggggtattatttataTTACGGCGaatactttatttattaaaagtgtttattatttatgttgaaaatcgagggcgtgacatcaTCTTctaccaaaattctcctataaatatcccaccccattgacccacgaaatttacaccacaatattccctACGCCCCACCAgtttaaaagagagagaaaaaccagagaaaatcaagtttcaatccatggagttttagagagagaaaggaagagagagaaaagtgggtttcgtaccaagacccaaccgaaactcaattcgaccattccaatctcttcgtactactcctagcatcaccaaacgtCGTCCAATTCGGTCCCAAGTttcccgataaaaaaaaaaatcgaagtattctttctcaaaattcaagattcgtttttaaatcaattcgatccgattcaaggtattataatcctatccaacctcttctctaagtatattaagtgtttatatgctaaaccctatgtcccgaacggGAAAAAATATAGTTCACTGCACGTTTTCTGTCGTAATTACcaatttgttattattt encodes:
- the LOC131310476 gene encoding F-box/FBD/LRR-repeat protein At1g13570-like isoform X1, producing the protein MMETGGTGSTQKKMKMGCSTPDIISNLPCNVLEKILVCLTIQDAARTSVLSRKWRYRWTTLPQLVFNDQFCRGSVVRATTDRLMMTLYKVLLHHQGPLLKFTLSLAELKSCPEIDQFIYFVSKNGIRVFKLHIWKGVPYKLPSTLFSCLQLERLSLHSCVFKPPPGFKGFTRLVSLELSYVLIACDVLSSLISSCLLLERLKLRSSSTSLNYLGIFAPNLKYLSIEGLFRSICIRVHDDASVSVALKGSRNRLGFNEGEISNSVMLLRSLPVVEFLVLDYSFLQCMAANGVRERLPTTLNNLFSLQLHNISFGEPDEVSTVLYFIRSSPNLQLLDIRAFHSATAAIDPVVELYDLEGWSDVSVNKLYFVWMGEVSGTKVEMEFIRLLLAKSPILKTMHMKLKSKEVAERLRIVEEFTGFRRASAQAVITFSK
- the LOC131310476 gene encoding F-box/FBD/LRR-repeat protein At1g13570-like isoform X2, encoding MMETGGTGSTQKKMKMGCSTPDIISNLPCNVLEKILVCLTIQDAARTSVLSRKWRYRWTTLPQLVFNDQFCRGSVVRATTDRLMMTLYKVLLHHQGPLLKFTLSLAELKSCPEIDQFIYFVSKNGIRVFKLHIWKGVPYKLPSTLFSCLQLERLSLHSCVFKPPPGFKGFTRLVSLELSYVLIACDVLSSLISSCLLLERLKLRSSSTSLNYLGIFAPNLKYLSIEGLFRSICIRVHDDASVSVALKGSRNRLGFNEGEISNSVMLLRSLPVVEFLVLDYSFLQCMAANGVRERLPTTLNNLFSLQLHNISFGEPDEAFHSATAAIDPVVELYDLEGWSDVSVNKLYFVWMGEVSGTKVEMEFIRLLLAKSPILKTMHMKLKSKEVAERLRIVEEFTGFRRASAQAVITFSK